From one Formosa sediminum genomic stretch:
- the murI gene encoding glutamate racemase, with protein sequence MSTQPIGIFDSGIGGTSIFKEIKILLPNEHTIYLADSENAPYGNKTPEEILQLSIKNTELLLDMNCKLIVVACNTATTNAIKMLRAIYNVPFIGIEPAIKPASLSSKTKTVGILATKGTLSSELFHNTTNLYRNDVKVIEQDGDGIVPLIEAGKTLSYEMKTLLTSYLKPMISANIDYLVLGCTHYPYLIPLLQQMLPNHVKIIDSGEAVAKQTKAVLTLENLLNTEINMVTHKFYTNKNPQVLCNILDKKYNVEVLEF encoded by the coding sequence ATGAGCACACAACCAATTGGCATATTCGACTCCGGTATTGGGGGCACTTCTATTTTTAAAGAAATAAAAATACTTCTTCCTAATGAGCATACTATTTATTTAGCAGATAGCGAAAATGCTCCTTATGGTAATAAAACACCTGAAGAGATCTTACAGTTAAGTATTAAAAACACAGAATTACTATTAGACATGAATTGCAAGCTCATAGTAGTGGCTTGCAATACAGCTACCACTAATGCTATAAAAATGCTTAGGGCGATTTATAACGTACCATTTATTGGTATAGAACCAGCTATAAAACCAGCCTCTCTTAGTAGTAAAACAAAAACTGTAGGAATCTTAGCGACTAAAGGGACACTTAGCAGTGAATTATTTCATAATACAACAAATTTATACCGTAATGATGTTAAGGTAATAGAGCAAGATGGCGATGGTATTGTACCCTTAATTGAAGCTGGGAAAACCCTTAGTTATGAAATGAAAACGCTTCTAACAAGCTATTTAAAACCCATGATTAGCGCTAATATAGATTATTTGGTTTTAGGGTGTACACATTACCCTTACCTCATTCCGCTCTTACAACAAATGCTACCTAATCATGTTAAAATAATAGATTCGGGAGAAGCTGTAGCAAAACAAACTAAAGCTGTTTTAACTCTAGAAAATTTGCTTAATACAGAAATAAATATGGTAACTCATAAGTTTTACACAAACAAAAATCCTCAAGTCTTGTGTAACATATTAGATAAAAAATACAATGTAGAAGTGTTGGAATTCTAA
- a CDS encoding gamma carbonic anhydrase family protein, with product MMIIKAVNGHAPQIPDDCFIAENATIVGQVSMGKECSIWFNAVLRGDVHFIKMGNKVNVQDGAVIHATYLKSPTTIGNNVSIGHNALVHGCTIHDNVLIGMGSIVMDDCIIESNSIIAAGAVLTKNTIVESGSIYAGVPAKKVKDISEALISGEINRIADNYVKYSGWFKAEDQS from the coding sequence ATTATGATTATAAAAGCTGTTAATGGCCACGCGCCACAGATTCCAGATGATTGTTTTATTGCTGAGAATGCAACCATTGTTGGGCAAGTAAGTATGGGAAAAGAATGTAGTATTTGGTTTAATGCAGTACTTAGAGGGGATGTTCATTTTATAAAAATGGGTAACAAGGTCAATGTACAAGATGGTGCAGTAATTCATGCAACATATTTAAAATCTCCAACCACCATAGGTAATAATGTCTCTATTGGGCATAATGCTTTAGTACACGGTTGTACTATACACGACAATGTTCTAATAGGTATGGGTAGTATTGTTATGGACGATTGTATTATTGAAAGTAATTCAATTATAGCAGCCGGAGCTGTACTTACAAAAAATACAATTGTTGAGTCTGGTAGTATTTATGCAGGTGTACCCGCTAAGAAAGTTAAAGATATAAGTGAAGCATTAATTTCAGGGGAAATTAATCGGATTGCAGATAATTATGTTAAGTATTCTGGGTGGTTTAAAGCAGAGGACCAAAGTTAG
- a CDS encoding PorP/SprF family type IX secretion system membrane protein, giving the protein MNFKNYSLVIFFIWITTLSNAQEGLPIYTDYLTDNIYLIHPSMAGVSNYSSKIRLTSRQQWLGQDDGPNLMTASISGRAGKYSSSALGGILYADKNGYHSQKGAYATYAHHLMFSRNDIDLNMLSFGLSAGFIQYNLDESTFINGGYDPIISGIDQSSTNFNMDIGMSYQFITAYVHATIKNVLKNDGVNNDIEITNNLRRYLFSVGNVFHTRQIDTDYEPSVMFQYKEGTKETFIDFNFKVYKDFDVSKMYFGLSYRLGLNGSEYLDGSGKSEQKLQYLTPVFGLSIYQFVFGYSYSYQTNSIVFDNGGYHQFSLGYNFNVRRPKYDGRLPGNY; this is encoded by the coding sequence ATGAATTTTAAAAATTATAGTTTAGTTATCTTCTTTATATGGATAACTACACTTAGTAACGCACAAGAAGGTTTACCCATATATACCGATTATTTAACAGATAATATTTATTTAATTCATCCTTCTATGGCGGGTGTTTCGAATTACTCTTCTAAAATTAGGTTAACCTCAAGACAACAATGGCTTGGACAGGATGATGGTCCTAATTTAATGACTGCAAGTATTAGTGGTAGAGCAGGTAAATATTCGTCTTCGGCATTGGGAGGCATCTTATATGCAGATAAAAATGGCTATCATTCCCAAAAAGGAGCTTATGCAACTTATGCTCACCATTTAATGTTTTCTAGGAATGATATAGATTTAAATATGCTATCTTTTGGTTTAAGTGCCGGTTTTATTCAGTATAATTTAGACGAATCTACTTTTATAAATGGGGGATATGATCCTATTATTTCTGGTATAGATCAAAGTTCAACTAATTTTAATATGGATATAGGTATGTCTTACCAGTTTATTACTGCTTATGTACATGCAACTATAAAAAATGTATTGAAAAATGATGGTGTTAATAATGACATTGAGATTACTAATAATTTAAGACGCTATTTGTTTTCTGTAGGTAATGTTTTTCATACAAGACAGATTGATACGGATTACGAGCCTTCAGTAATGTTTCAATATAAAGAAGGTACAAAGGAAACTTTTATAGATTTTAATTTTAAGGTCTATAAAGATTTTGATGTTTCTAAAATGTATTTTGGGTTGTCTTATAGATTAGGCTTAAATGGTTCTGAATATTTAGATGGCTCTGGCAAAAGTGAACAAAAACTTCAATATTTAACACCTGTATTTGGATTGTCTATCTATCAATTTGTATTTGGTTATTCTTATAGTTATCAAACTAATTCTATTGTTTTTGATAATGGCGGTTATCACCAATTTTCTTTAGGGTATAATTTTAATGTTAGAAGACCAAAATATGATGGTCGCTTGCCAGGCAATTATTAA
- a CDS encoding NifU family protein, with translation MKTFNVSIQETTNPAIIKFELNQFITKYQSFEYNNIDEAKNSPLAQQLFYLPFVKKVYISANFIAIERYNIVEWIDVQDEVSKQIEDYLNNDGVVLLEENTPKKTAVTVYAESTPNPAVQKFVANKKLVTAMFEFTSIDEAKLSPLASELFHFPFVKSVFIDENYVSITKYDIAEWQDITMELREFIRGFIEQGKDVVLAEAPEKLGKTTPQIDETFDALDDTSKEIINILEEYVKPAVASDGGNIQFQSYNQDTKTVKVILQGACSGCPSSTFTLKNGIENMLKEMLNDKVEFVEAING, from the coding sequence ATGAAAACATTTAATGTTTCAATACAAGAAACAACCAATCCAGCAATTATAAAGTTTGAATTAAATCAATTCATCACAAAATATCAAAGTTTTGAGTATAACAATATAGACGAGGCTAAAAATTCACCTTTAGCGCAACAATTATTTTACCTACCTTTTGTAAAAAAAGTATACATCTCTGCTAATTTTATAGCTATAGAGCGTTATAATATTGTAGAATGGATTGATGTGCAAGATGAAGTTTCTAAACAAATAGAAGATTATCTAAATAACGATGGTGTAGTACTATTAGAAGAAAATACACCTAAAAAAACGGCGGTAACAGTCTATGCCGAAAGTACTCCAAATCCAGCAGTTCAAAAATTTGTAGCCAATAAAAAATTAGTTACAGCAATGTTTGAATTTACCTCTATAGACGAGGCTAAATTATCGCCTTTAGCTTCAGAGTTGTTTCACTTCCCATTTGTAAAAAGTGTATTTATTGATGAAAATTACGTATCTATTACAAAATACGACATCGCAGAATGGCAAGATATTACGATGGAATTGCGAGAATTTATTAGAGGATTTATAGAACAAGGGAAAGATGTTGTTTTAGCTGAGGCACCAGAAAAATTAGGAAAAACAACACCACAAATAGATGAAACTTTTGATGCGTTAGACGACACATCTAAAGAGATTATAAATATTTTAGAAGAATATGTAAAACCTGCAGTAGCTAGCGATGGTGGAAATATTCAATTTCAATCATACAATCAAGACACTAAAACTGTAAAAGTAATACTTCAAGGCGCGTGTAGCGGTTGTCCGTCTTCAACTTTTACATTAAAAAACGGAATTGAAAACATGCTGAAAGAAATGCTGAATGACAAAGTAGAGTTTGTTGAAGCAATTAATGGCTAA
- a CDS encoding mechanosensitive ion channel family protein, which produces MEENLDYYLKQIIAFGTEYGLKVIGAIIVWIVGSWAIGKIVKTTRKLMEKRDYEISLQKFLIDLISWSLRIILIITLLGTLGIPTTSFAAVLGAAGLAIGLALQGSLANFAGGVLILLFKPFKVGDYITGGGESGTVKEIKIFTTELATPQNRKVIIPNGPLSNSNIINYSANDEIRLDMVVGVSYDDDIKKTKEVLMNVLTANPKVLKDPAPMVAVTELADSSVNFAVRGWVKNSDYWDVHFENTEAIKLALDAAGIEIPYPHSVEIQKQA; this is translated from the coding sequence ATGGAAGAAAATTTAGACTACTACTTAAAACAAATAATAGCTTTTGGAACCGAATATGGTTTAAAGGTTATTGGCGCAATTATTGTTTGGATTGTTGGATCTTGGGCAATTGGTAAAATTGTTAAAACCACAAGAAAATTAATGGAGAAAAGAGACTATGAAATTAGTCTACAAAAATTTTTAATAGACCTTATTAGTTGGTCATTAAGAATAATTTTAATCATTACACTTTTAGGAACCTTAGGTATTCCTACTACGTCTTTTGCTGCTGTTTTGGGTGCTGCTGGTTTAGCTATTGGTTTAGCTTTACAAGGTTCGCTTGCTAATTTTGCAGGAGGAGTATTAATTTTATTATTCAAGCCTTTTAAAGTTGGAGATTACATCACTGGAGGTGGAGAATCTGGTACAGTAAAGGAAATTAAAATTTTCACTACAGAATTAGCAACACCTCAAAACCGTAAGGTTATTATTCCTAACGGACCATTATCTAACAGTAATATAATTAATTATAGTGCTAACGACGAAATTCGTTTAGATATGGTTGTAGGTGTAAGCTATGACGATGATATTAAGAAAACAAAAGAAGTGTTAATGAACGTTTTAACCGCTAATCCTAAAGTATTAAAAGATCCAGCACCAATGGTAGCTGTGACTGAATTAGCAGATAGTTCTGTAAATTTCGCTGTTAGAGGTTGGGTTAAAAATTCAGATTATTGGGATGTTCATTTTGAAAATACTGAAGCTATCAAATTAGCACTTGACGCAGCAGGTATTGAAATTCCTTATCCGCATTCTGTTGAAATACAAAAGCAAGCTTAA
- the tsaB gene encoding tRNA (adenosine(37)-N6)-threonylcarbamoyltransferase complex dimerization subunit type 1 TsaB, which translates to MALLLNIETATTNCSVSLSKDGETFALKEDNDKGYSHAERLHVYIEALFEENNIKREQIDAIAVSKGPGSYTGLRIGVSAVKGLCYALDKPLISVSTLEALAHQVSITEGLIVPMLDARRMEVYSAIYDANYNAIREIKAEVLDEHAYASYLDQGKVYFIGSGVEKTKQILTHPNAVFVEGKLPSAREMGYLAEIKYKKSDIEDVAYFEPYYLKDFVALKPKSK; encoded by the coding sequence GTGGCATTATTATTAAACATAGAAACAGCAACAACTAATTGTTCGGTCTCATTATCTAAAGATGGTGAGACTTTTGCTTTGAAAGAAGATAACGATAAAGGCTATTCTCATGCAGAACGTCTTCATGTTTATATTGAAGCTTTATTTGAAGAAAATAATATAAAAAGGGAACAAATTGATGCTATTGCTGTTAGTAAAGGTCCTGGATCTTATACAGGATTACGTATTGGGGTGTCTGCTGTAAAAGGTTTGTGCTATGCTTTAGATAAACCTTTAATTTCAGTATCTACTTTAGAGGCTTTGGCGCATCAAGTAAGTATTACAGAAGGTTTAATTGTACCGATGTTAGATGCTCGCCGTATGGAAGTGTATTCTGCGATTTATGATGCTAATTATAATGCAATACGCGAAATTAAAGCAGAGGTTTTAGACGAGCATGCCTATGCGTCTTACTTGGATCAAGGTAAAGTATATTTTATAGGAAGTGGTGTAGAAAAAACAAAGCAAATTTTAACGCATCCAAACGCTGTTTTTGTAGAAGGTAAGTTACCCTCTGCTAGAGAAATGGGATATTTGGCAGAAATTAAGTATAAAAAAAGCGACATCGAAGATGTCGCCTATTTTGAACCTTATTATTTAAAAGATTTTGTGGCTTTAAAACCTAAATCTAAATAA
- a CDS encoding efflux RND transporter periplasmic adaptor subunit has protein sequence MNKKKLILIISIIVALLALLVIGKKAGWFGKQSNFKEVETQEITTIDIIETVSATGKIQPEIEVKLSSEVSGEIIDLPVREGQEIEKGDLLVKINPDIYQSSLNRSQATLQNAKSGLDQAEASLKEAKANYERNKTLYEKGIIAKADWDKAISAYEVAEATKAAAFYNMQSAGATVNEANDNLNRTTIFAPMSGTISKLDAELGERVVGTQQMAGTEIMRVANLNNMEVEVDVNENDIVKVNIGDSTIVEVDAYLKKEFKGIVTEIANSADESLTSDQVTNFKVKVRILKESYQDLVEGKPKSYSPFRPGMTATVDIITKKRKDIIGVPISAIVIKNDTTSSKTTAPKTVESTEKFECVFVKEGDIAKLRVVKTGIQDNSNIEIVSGLEVGDLVITGPYNMVTKTLKTGDKVGSESDNVEEKTEE, from the coding sequence ATGAACAAGAAAAAGCTTATTCTTATTATTTCCATTATTGTTGCACTTCTTGCATTGCTTGTTATTGGCAAAAAAGCAGGTTGGTTTGGTAAACAATCAAATTTTAAGGAAGTAGAAACTCAAGAAATTACAACAATAGATATTATTGAAACGGTTTCTGCTACGGGTAAAATACAACCAGAAATAGAGGTTAAACTTTCTAGTGAAGTTTCTGGAGAAATTATTGACTTACCAGTTCGTGAAGGTCAAGAAATCGAGAAAGGCGACTTATTAGTAAAGATAAATCCTGATATATATCAATCTAGTTTAAACCGTTCTCAAGCAACACTTCAAAATGCTAAATCAGGTTTAGATCAGGCAGAAGCATCATTAAAAGAAGCCAAAGCCAATTACGAGCGTAATAAAACCTTATATGAAAAAGGAATTATTGCAAAAGCAGATTGGGATAAAGCCATTTCTGCTTACGAAGTAGCAGAAGCCACTAAAGCGGCTGCATTTTATAATATGCAAAGTGCTGGAGCGACTGTAAATGAAGCTAACGATAATTTAAATAGAACAACAATTTTTGCTCCAATGAGCGGAACAATTTCTAAATTAGATGCCGAATTGGGAGAACGTGTAGTTGGTACCCAACAAATGGCAGGAACAGAAATTATGCGTGTAGCCAATTTAAATAATATGGAGGTCGAGGTCGATGTTAATGAGAATGATATTGTTAAAGTAAATATTGGTGACTCTACAATTGTAGAAGTCGATGCGTATTTAAAGAAAGAATTTAAAGGTATTGTTACCGAAATAGCAAATTCTGCAGATGAATCTCTAACATCGGATCAGGTTACAAATTTTAAAGTTAAAGTTAGAATTTTAAAAGAATCGTATCAAGATTTAGTAGAAGGTAAACCAAAATCATATTCTCCGTTCCGTCCAGGTATGACTGCAACAGTAGATATTATTACTAAAAAACGTAAAGATATCATTGGCGTACCTATTAGCGCAATTGTAATAAAAAACGATACTACGAGCTCAAAAACAACAGCACCAAAAACAGTAGAATCTACTGAAAAATTTGAATGTGTATTTGTAAAAGAGGGTGATATTGCTAAACTTCGCGTTGTTAAAACAGGAATTCAAGACAATTCAAATATTGAAATTGTTTCGGGTTTAGAAGTTGGAGATTTGGTGATTACTGGACCATATAATATGGTAACCAAAACTTTAAAGACTGGCGATAAAGTAGGATCTGAGTCTGATAATGTAGAAGAAAAAACAGAAGAATAA
- a CDS encoding TolC family protein, protein MKKITLLGLFLFSGLTIYAQDNKQWTLQECVDYALENNISIKQSELDTQLTDIDKSQAVMDFLPTLNANSSFSVNTGANINPTTNQFENETFRSASGGVNSGVNLFSGLRNWKSLQRSKINAIASQYQLDKMRDDISIYVANAFVDILYNKEQIKVLESQNRITKENLERTKELVEAGVLPQGDLLEIKATDATQNQQIIAAENDLFISKIGLAQLLQIKDYQSFDIAEEDYGLFPDSILEEDASTIIEKAKEEVYDVKVAESNLELAQKDLELARTLYYPTLSAYMGYSTYWSGTNIDFSTGNTMGFFDQLSTFDGTSIGLQLSVPIFNGLTTRNNVKRSQINVERSKYLLEQANLDLEANVYQAYNDAKNAKKSYEAAMQTEEARKLAYEYAEERYKVGLSNAFDFNQSSINYENAQSDVVRTKYQYIFKVKVLEFYFGIPIDQINYN, encoded by the coding sequence ATGAAAAAAATAACACTTTTAGGCCTTTTCCTTTTTAGCGGATTAACCATTTACGCACAAGATAATAAACAATGGACTCTTCAAGAGTGTGTAGATTATGCGTTGGAAAATAATATATCTATAAAGCAATCAGAGTTAGATACTCAGCTTACAGATATCGATAAATCTCAAGCGGTAATGGATTTTTTACCAACCTTAAATGCAAATTCATCATTTAGTGTGAATACGGGAGCAAACATTAACCCCACAACAAACCAGTTTGAAAACGAAACATTTAGATCTGCAAGTGGAGGTGTTAACTCTGGTGTTAATTTGTTTTCTGGTTTACGTAACTGGAAATCTTTACAACGCTCTAAAATAAATGCTATAGCCTCTCAATATCAATTAGATAAAATGAGAGACGATATTTCAATTTATGTAGCAAATGCGTTTGTAGATATTTTATATAATAAAGAACAAATAAAAGTTTTAGAATCTCAAAACAGAATCACTAAAGAAAATTTAGAACGTACTAAAGAATTAGTTGAAGCAGGTGTATTACCTCAAGGCGATTTATTAGAAATAAAGGCTACGGATGCTACACAAAATCAGCAAATAATTGCAGCAGAAAATGATTTATTTATTTCAAAAATTGGATTAGCACAACTCTTACAAATTAAAGATTATCAGAGTTTTGATATTGCAGAAGAAGATTATGGTTTATTTCCAGATTCTATTTTAGAAGAAGATGCTTCAACAATAATAGAAAAAGCAAAAGAAGAAGTATACGATGTAAAAGTTGCAGAATCTAACTTAGAGTTAGCCCAAAAAGATTTGGAGTTAGCCAGAACATTATATTATCCTACGTTAAGTGCTTATATGGGATATAGTACTTATTGGTCGGGTACGAACATAGATTTTTCAACTGGAAATACAATGGGATTCTTTGATCAATTATCTACGTTTGATGGTACATCTATTGGACTACAACTTAGTGTTCCAATTTTTAACGGATTAACCACTAGAAATAATGTTAAACGTAGCCAAATTAATGTAGAACGTTCTAAATATTTACTAGAACAAGCAAATTTAGATTTAGAAGCTAATGTATATCAGGCTTATAATGATGCAAAAAATGCTAAAAAATCTTACGAAGCTGCAATGCAAACTGAAGAAGCTAGAAAATTAGCATATGAATATGCCGAAGAGCGTTACAAGGTAGGATTATCTAATGCATTTGATTTTAATCAATCATCAATTAATTATGAAAATGCACAATCCGATGTTGTTAGAACAAAATATCAATATATCTTTAAAGTCAAAGTTTTAGAATTCTATTTTGGAATTCCAATCGACCAAATTAATTACAACTAA
- a CDS encoding efflux RND transporter periplasmic adaptor subunit, whose protein sequence is MKRSSTVIVLILIVVVFAISLFYLWKKNQEDPITYTTDVPVEQTIVLKTVATGNIVPKEEVLIKPNISGVIEEIYIEAGAYVNTGDLIAKIRVIPNVSSLSSAKNNIATNETALQTAKINFETQEANYKRQKVLFEKGVISQNDFDAVENTYLQTKQAVAQAEINVTSARQNFDIIKTGTTSGLGNIAQTLIRSTVSGMVLDVPVKAGNQVIEANNFNEGTSIATLADVNKMIFEGKVDESEVGKIKEDLPLEITVGAIEDKTFDAVLDYIAPQGVEENGAIQFEIKGTLTKVDDVFIRAGLSANASIILDKVENTLAIKEALVQYDTETQKPFVEVEVGEQKFERKDVELGISDGIFVQLKSGISKDDKIKVWNQIQGIPKYAQ, encoded by the coding sequence ATGAAAAGATCATCAACCGTAATCGTATTAATCCTAATTGTTGTTGTTTTTGCAATATCGCTCTTCTATCTATGGAAGAAAAATCAGGAAGATCCTATAACCTATACTACAGATGTTCCGGTAGAGCAAACTATTGTTTTAAAAACGGTAGCAACCGGTAATATTGTACCTAAAGAAGAAGTACTTATTAAACCCAATATTTCAGGCGTTATAGAAGAAATTTATATAGAAGCTGGAGCGTATGTTAACACAGGCGATTTAATTGCTAAAATTCGTGTTATTCCAAATGTGTCTTCATTATCAAGTGCTAAAAATAATATAGCGACAAATGAAACCGCTTTACAAACTGCAAAAATTAATTTTGAAACTCAAGAAGCTAATTATAAAAGGCAAAAAGTTTTATTTGAAAAAGGGGTAATTTCTCAAAATGATTTTGATGCTGTTGAAAATACATATTTACAAACCAAACAAGCCGTGGCTCAAGCAGAAATAAATGTAACCTCTGCAAGACAAAATTTTGATATTATAAAAACAGGAACTACTTCAGGTTTAGGTAATATTGCACAAACTTTAATTCGTTCTACAGTTTCTGGTATGGTGTTAGATGTGCCAGTAAAAGCAGGAAATCAAGTTATTGAAGCTAATAATTTTAACGAAGGTACTTCAATAGCGACTTTAGCAGATGTAAATAAAATGATTTTTGAAGGTAAAGTTGATGAAAGTGAAGTTGGTAAGATAAAAGAAGATCTACCATTAGAGATTACGGTGGGTGCAATTGAAGATAAAACCTTTGATGCAGTATTAGATTATATCGCACCACAAGGTGTTGAAGAAAACGGAGCCATTCAGTTTGAAATTAAAGGGACTTTAACTAAGGTTGATGACGTTTTTATTCGTGCAGGTTTAAGTGCCAATGCGTCAATCATTTTAGATAAAGTTGAAAATACTCTAGCCATTAAAGAAGCATTAGTACAATACGATACAGAAACCCAAAAACCATTTGTAGAAGTTGAAGTAGGCGAACAGAAATTTGAAAGAAAAGATGTAGAGTTAGGTATTAGTGATGGTATATTTGTTCAGCTGAAAAGCGGAATTTCAAAAGATGATAAAATTAAAGTTTGGAACCAAATTCAAGGAATTCCAAAATATGCTCAATAA
- a CDS encoding ABC transporter permease, which yields MFSKDRWDEILEALSANKFRTLLTAFGVFWGIAILVLLLALTNGLTNGVTADFGNFATNSMFMWTQQTSISYKGLPKGRFFDFKLSDVEALKAEIPELKYVSPRLQLGGYSGENNVVRGMKAGAFQINGDYPEYIKQQPMDITSGRFISYSDIHVNRKICVVGVDVIKSLYDKDEDPLGTYIKISGVNFMVVGTFRASNSQGDQEEEANTIFIPFTSFGKAFNTGEDVYWMAITGQDNISITTIKPKIFELMKARHKIHPDDDRAIGDFDLSEAFGRVNGLFSILGLVGYFVGALVLMSGIIGISNIMLIVVKERTKEIGVRRALGATPWTIKSQILQESLILTISSGMVGISFAAGVIWIMNYILDNNGPVENFANPSVSMSVVFTALIILVVSGLLAGLIPANSATKMKPVDALRID from the coding sequence ATGTTTAGTAAAGATAGATGGGACGAAATATTGGAGGCCTTAAGCGCTAATAAGTTTAGAACTTTATTAACGGCGTTTGGCGTGTTTTGGGGAATTGCAATTTTAGTATTGTTATTAGCTTTAACCAATGGGTTAACAAATGGAGTAACAGCAGATTTTGGAAACTTTGCTACAAACTCTATGTTTATGTGGACCCAACAAACTTCTATTTCTTATAAAGGATTACCTAAAGGACGATTTTTTGATTTTAAATTATCAGATGTAGAAGCTCTAAAAGCAGAAATTCCTGAACTTAAATATGTCTCGCCACGATTACAATTAGGTGGTTATAGTGGGGAAAACAATGTGGTTAGAGGGATGAAAGCAGGAGCCTTTCAAATTAATGGCGATTACCCCGAATATATCAAACAACAACCTATGGATATTACTAGTGGTCGTTTTATAAGTTATTCAGACATTCATGTTAATAGAAAAATTTGTGTAGTAGGCGTAGATGTGATTAAAAGTCTCTATGATAAAGATGAAGACCCATTAGGGACATATATAAAAATTAGTGGAGTTAACTTTATGGTTGTAGGAACCTTTAGAGCGAGTAATTCTCAAGGTGATCAAGAAGAAGAAGCTAACACTATTTTTATTCCATTTACTTCGTTTGGAAAAGCATTTAACACCGGAGAAGATGTGTATTGGATGGCCATTACAGGACAGGATAATATTAGTATTACAACTATTAAGCCCAAAATTTTTGAGCTTATGAAAGCACGTCATAAAATTCATCCAGACGATGATAGAGCAATTGGTGATTTCGATTTATCTGAAGCCTTCGGTAGGGTTAACGGATTATTCTCCATTTTAGGACTTGTAGGATATTTTGTAGGCGCATTAGTTTTAATGTCTGGAATTATAGGTATTAGCAATATTATGCTAATCGTAGTAAAAGAGCGCACAAAAGAAATTGGAGTACGCCGTGCCTTAGGTGCAACGCCTTGGACAATTAAATCTCAAATATTACAAGAGAGCTTAATTTTAACTATAAGTTCAGGAATGGTGGGCATATCGTTTGCAGCAGGAGTAATTTGGATTATGAATTATATTTTAGATAATAATGGACCTGTAGAAAACTTTGCAAATCCAAGTGTAAGTATGTCTGTCGTTTTTACAGCCTTAATCATATTAGTGGTATCTGGATTATTAGCAGGCTTAATTCCTGCAAATAGTGCTACTAAAATGAAACCTGTAGACGCATTAAGAATAGATTAA